In Lolium rigidum isolate FL_2022 chromosome 3, APGP_CSIRO_Lrig_0.1, whole genome shotgun sequence, the genomic window tcccctcTCATCATGGAGATTGATGAGGAGGCGTTGGTGAAGGGAGAGAGGCGGCCAAAGGCGATTCCGGCAGcggttccccctccaatcttcctccGGCGGGCGCTAGCAGACTCTCTCTTTTGGTGTTTTCGATCTGGCCTCCGTCGTGTCAAGGAAACCCTGGggaggggtcatatatatagggggTTTTAGGTCAAACGAAGTCTGTGGACGAAAGTTAAGGCAATCGAATGGTCGAGAGGGAAAAGACCCCAGGTGGCGCGCAGAATTATTACGCATAGAATCATATCCATACTTCTtaaaacaacgacaaactaaGAACATGAAGTAATTTGGATTTTTCAATATATGCAGCACTATACATGTCTCTGCATAATTTTACACATAGCCAAGAACGCATAGATAGTAGAAGCACAGCACGGGGCATCAATTCATCAAAAGGGGCACCCTCCTCACAACCCAGCCGTTCCCATGCTAGTTCATGTCGAGCAAGGACCTGTTGTGTGCGAGCCTGTAGGCAGATGCATCCTGCTAGGATGCAGCGGTAGGCAAGGATCTTGTTGTGCGTGAGTCTGCAGACAGATACGTCCTGCCTGGATGCAGCGGGAGAGGATTGTATGGCAAGCGGTGTGGAGCCGCGATGTTCGCGTGGCCGCGGAGGGTGGCCCTAGCGTGGCGGAACACGCCGCTGCTGGCTCCTTTCTCGGCACGAGTAGGGACATCAGGTACGTGCGGTTTTCTTCCGATCTTTTATTTTAGCAGATCCGATCTGGCAGGATCCCTACATACGGTTTTTTTTTTATCGACCAGCGGAGCTCGGGGCTCGGGTGGGTCGAGGAGAGGACGTACACGTACGAACAGATGGATCACAATTTATTAATAGTGAAGATAAAGATTACTGTATCCCACTAGTAGTATGAATTGAAAACTTACAGTAGAGCGTATAAAAATCCGGTCAACACAGAGTAGAGAACACGCAAAATCAAGTCGGGCTTTCTGCACCCAAGACCGCAGCAAAGGCCATATAATCACACGAAGACATGGGCTCATGCAGCGGACAGTTTGGCATCTGAAAGGAGCGCTGGATTTTACTGTACATCTCAGCCGCACCACAGAACTGCGCTACGCTACTCTACAGAACCGATAGAACCCACGGCACCGAGCTACTAGCTCCACCAAAtaatggagagagagagggagagagggagagagagagcattTTCCGACGCAACCATCTGGCTGTTTAGACGATAGGGGCAGTGATTAGGGAAAGAAAAGGAGTGAAAAGAAGAACAGGGCAAGCACGGCCTCTCCTTCCAGAGAAGGGAGGGAGGGTGGGAAACGAAAAGGCTGAGAGAGGAGACAAACAGGGCACAATCATGCCAACCCCACAACACGATTCCCACCTACAGAAACCGCACAACCGCAAGCGTCCAGGGCCAGTTTCCTTGGACAATCCCACGCGCCCCTCTCTTACCTGCTGCACGTTTCCGCTCTCTTTCTCGGACAACGTGACATTCTCCCCTCCCAGATCCTCCCACCTAGTGGCACTAGTATTATAATTTTCTACCATCCCATAACATAGCATACATCAAATAATGCAAAGGGGGGACGAATTAAACCAACTTGCAACACGACCATAAGACGACGACCTGCGCCGCGACAAAAACCTGCTGCTTATAAGTAGCCACGATGCTCTTCTCCACTACCACCGCCCTCCACAACAAGCCCCACACAGCAGCAACCAAAGCAAAGGAGACACAGAAACGAAAACTCGACCCAACTCAACTTCTAGAAGTACTCAATCATCACATTTCTCTTCATCAATCATCAATGGGGGTGCAGAGCAACGAAGGCGCAGTGATGTTCTCCTCCATCGCGCTGCTGCAGCAGAGGTTCAGGGAGCTGGAGAGGGTCAAGGAGAAGCGGGAGGTGAGGCTTCTCCAGATACTCACCACTAGCGAAGCTGACCTCCTTCCTCACGCTCTCGGCGTCGGCAGTAACGCCATCGCTGCTGCTGCTCCAGGGGAGCAGCCGATTAGATGGTTCTTCCACCCGGAGCTCTTGTATCCATGCAGGCCTCTGCGTGGCACCGCTGCCTTGTTCCCGCTTGTGCCGGCCACCACAACTGCTTCTGAATGCAAAACCATCCAGCTCCGCGGCGACTCGCTTGCCGGGGACCTGTGGCCCAGCAAGGCCTACACGCAAGCCTCCAGTGAAGTTGATGTCGACACTTCACTGCACCTCTAGATTAGTTgctactactgctactactagaaATGTTGCCCTAAGCTGTTAGCCTTCTCCGTCTCCTCGGTGTTACTCTTGCTGTTTTTGGTAACCAAGCCTACTATGTTTGTcctcttttctcttcttcggttgaGTTGTAAACTAGGGGCAGGAGGGTGGTGAGCTGTAATTATTGCCAGTAGTACAACGGTGCTCATTGTTTTCTTTGTTACCTTGTCGCTGTGGAACTGCCAGCATCTTCTAGCTCCGCACTCTTCTCATCTGAGTATGAAATTAGCTCTGCAGGGCAACCATTTTCGGTTATATCAGGGCACTCATCATCATCGCTGTCCGAAGAATCACCAGGGTTCTTTTTCTTCCTTTTGATTATCTTTTTCGACATCAGCCGGTTCACACCCTTGTTGTCACTGTCTACACATTCGCTGCTTATTGGCTTGAAACGTACTTTGCTCACCTTTCGTGCATTAGCTTCCAGTACCTGCAAAGGCCAGGACAGACATTTAAAAGGGCAAACTTATAAAAAAAAACCGAAAATGTAGTCAACTATGTGTAAGAAACTTTGGGAGATTGGTAGTTGGAAACAACTAAACGAAGAATATGGGTAAGATTCCAACTGCGGCTACGGTTCTGGATTTGGTTGGTTATTTTGGAAGAACATTAATCGTAACTTGAGCAAGTAGATTTTCAAGAGTTGGCGAATTTCCCTGTGCAAACTTGAAGAATGAATGTCACTAATAAGGAAAGTGAAAACAAGCGTGGTTGTATATCTCACTCAAAAACTCAAGAATTTACTATTCACTCGGTGGAATGGAGCTCTCCCACCTCCTCCAGCTCCCCTAGCCTAACCTAGCCACCGCCCCGAGCccgctgccgccggccaccgAGTCCCCTCCCCGCCATGGCCACCCCCTCCGACTCTGGCGCCCGCCGCTGGCTGGGAACCGACAGCGGCTCCGGCGCTTCGTCGCAGCGCGACGTGGCCAGCAGCGCCTCCGCTGCTCCTCGCCACACGTCGCCAGCaccctccacgccgccgccaccaccaccggtcgccacctccgccgccaggGTGCCGGCGCAAGCCCGCCTTGGGCCACGTCCCGAGGTGCACCGCGTGCCCCACGGCGCCCAGGTCGACGTCGACGGCTTCCAGCGCCCCCGCCGCCGCTTCAGGCAAAGCCGCCTCACGCGCGCCGGAGCCCCCTAGCCACGAACGCCCTCGCAGCCCCACGCCGGAGGAGGAAGGTGGGATCTGCTTCCGCTGCCTGTCGCCGCACCACCGCGTCCGCGACTGCACCGGCGACGTCTGTTGCCGCCTCTGCTACAAGTCTGGCCACGAATCCCGCCACCACCGCCAGGAGAACGACCGCTCATCGCCGCGCACTCAGGAGCCCAGGCCCTCAGCCCCTCCAACGCGTCGCCGCTGCCCCTAGGCCGACGGCACCTCCTGCGCCACCTGCCATGACGATGATAGTGCGCAGACCGGCCGTTGATCCGCTGGATCCGGACCGTGTCATCATCTCGCGCACCATCGAAATTGTGCAGGCTGAGGACGTGATGCGACGCGCCATGGTCGCCACCATCACGGGCACACGCCCCGCGGTCTCCGCCGACAACGTGGCCGCCATGATCTGCGAGCAGTTCGACCTGCGGCCCGGCAACTTCTCCGTCCACATGCACCGCCCCGAAgacttcctcctcatcttccgctCCCAGGAGCTCAAGGACAGGCTCTCCGGCGACCATTTCCTGGGCGGCGCGGGCTTCGGCTTCACCCTCTCCCTCCGGCCCTGGTGCAAGCTCGCCCACGCCACCGCACGCCACCGCAGGCTCGTTCGACTTCAACTTCCAGCTCGAGCTCTCCGGTATCCCTGCCCAGGCGTGGAACCTATCCACGGCGGAGCGCCTCATCGGCTCCAGCTGTTGGATTGAGCGCATCCACCCCGCCACGCGCCACGCGCACCAGGGACGACATGGCCACCTTCCGCATCGACGCCAGGACTTGCGACCTATCCTCCATCCGCCGCCACACCATGCTGGATATCGTCGAGGTCACCCCGCACGCATCCCCTCCAAGCCTCCGACCATCACGTGGCTGTCCTACCCCATCTCCATCAACCCGGTGAACTCGAGAGCATCCGCGCACCCTCCCCCGACGACGCCCACGACAACAACGCTCGCCGCCCAGGACGGAACGGCCATGCCGACGACGACCGCAACGACGCGCCTGGgcataaccccccccccccacgccgGCGCAACAGGGAACGGCGCCGCCCCAACCCTCCACCCTCGGACGGCCGCGCCGATGGCATGGCGGTCGACGTGTTCTCCTGGCCTGACGCCAGCCACAGCCACCGCGCTGACGAGCTGGCCGTTGACATCACCTGGGGAACTGCCGACCAGGATGCTCGCCCTCGACGCCGAAAGATCCATGACGCACAGCTCCTGGATTGGCGAGCCCAGCCCCACCCATATGGCACCACCGTGGCCTCCGCCACCGCAGCTCTTCGTGCTAGCCATCGACGTCTTTGGCCGGCTGATCAGACgcgcggccaccctcggcatcctCGCGGAGCTCCACCCTCGGCGACACATCCCGGAGATGTGGCTCTACACTGACGATGTCGTGCTCTTCTGATGTCGTGCTCTTCTGCCGACCCACCCACGACGACACTGCCGCCGTCCGCGAGATCCTGCGCTTCTTCGGCCAAGCCTTCGGCCTACGAGTCAACTACAGCAAGAGCTCCGCGCCCTCATCAACTACACCGAGGCCAAGGCCACCACCG contains:
- the LOC124702774 gene encoding uncharacterized protein LOC124702774: MGVQSNEGAVMFSSIALLQQRFRELERVKEKREVRLLQILTTSEADLLPHALGVGSNAIAAAAPGEQPIRWFFHPELLYPCRPLRGTAALFPLVPATTTASECKTIQLRGDSLAGDLWPSKAYTQASSEVDVDTSLHL